A region of the Ochotona princeps isolate mOchPri1 chromosome 9, mOchPri1.hap1, whole genome shotgun sequence genome:
CTAGCAACCTCTAGAATGTTTGCACCTCCGCAGCTGATTCTTTCCCTTCTGATTCTCTGGGAGGAGGCCCATTCCTGGGCACTGGGAAGCAGAAGGTCTCACCATCCATCTACCTCTTGGGGCTTCCCATCACCTCCCTGGAACCTTCTGGAATGTTCTACATAGGCCAGACTAGCTAGTCACCAGGATGGGTAGGAGTGGTAGGAAAGGGAGTGTCAGCACATGGAGGTCCAGGCCTGGGAACATTGCATCCAGGCAACCATTTCAAGTCAGCACCTTCAGTTCACTGGAAAGTGGTTTCAAAGCTGCAGGGTGGTTTGGGCCAGAAGCTCCAGGCACATCCAGAGCTCGCTCCAGGAAGAGTATCTGGACCAAGGGGCCATCAGAAGTAGGGTGTGGCCTGCAGAAAGGGCCTCCAGGTGTGGGCACCCCTGGCAGGCACCAGGCCTAGCTGCTCCAGCTGCAGCCGTGTGGGCCTGTAGACATTGAAGTTGCTGTAGAGAGCAGGCGGCCTGGGACAGAGCAAGGCTGCCCAGGGACTGTTGTAGGGTTGAGCCCTGGGAGGCGGTGCTGGCTGTGGGGCCCCAGGACTGCAGGGCCCAGGGGACAGGCTCTGATTCTGGGGATTACTGCTGGTTGAGGGGCTGCTGAAGGCGTTGGAggcagagcaatcactggctgagctgctgctgctgctgctgaggccacCGCGGGGAGGGCTGGCGCCAACTCGAGCCTGTACCAGGGCCGCCAGCCTGGGCGACTTGGGACCCATCACGGGCTTGGAGGAGGCGTAGAGATGGCGGAACTCCTCGTCGAATGGCTCCACCGCCTGGCCAGTGAACTTGGACAGGATGTTCCGGTGCACGTGTCCACAGAGCCAGGTGAAGCTACAGGAGGAGGGGACCGGATGAGGGTGAGGATGAGGGGGCCTGTGGCCCCCTCCGcgcagggcaggagggagactCCCTTCCCCCTGGAGGGAAGGAGATGCTGAGTCCCCTACTCACAGATGACAGAGTCAAGGCCTAGTGGCCTGGTTCTTACAGGtgtttgcaggtgaagggttGCGGCTCTAGTTCGTACATGTGTGGCCTCCTGGTGACCCTAGATGCTCCCCAAGAAAgcaggaggggctgcagggaagCCGCGTCCTCAGGTgcagcagccccagcctcagTGTCTCCACCTGTGAAGTGGGACACCCGCCTCCTCCACCCACACAGAGCTCTGGGGGAAGCAGCATAAAGGGGACTGTCCTTGGGGGCTTGGGCTGTGTCAAGAAGACCTAAGGCatctgggggctggtgctgtgacacagcgggttaagccaccacagctgccacctgctgcagtggcttcccataggggcaccagtttgagtcctggctgctccgcttcctgttCCCCTCCAGGTCCCTGAGTATGCacctagcaaagtagcagagggtggctcGCCTATCTTTCctctttctaactctttcaaataaacaagtaattcttcaaaaaattatatatttattttaaaatcagagcgacagagagagagagatcgtctatTCCCTGGaaaactccccaaatgtctgctatggccagagctgggcctgtctgaagctggaagacagaagttccttcctggtctcctatgtgggtgcaggggcctaagcacttgggccatcctccgctgctttcccaggcacattagtagggaattggattggaagtggaacagctaggatacgaaccaatgtccataagggatgttggcaccacaagcggaggattagcctgctggcCCCATGGGAGCTGATATTAGGAAAGTAGGTGTGAGGAAGGAACCTGGTTTTCCAGCGGGGGAATGACCTACTTCCTGTTCTCCCCCATGGGTCCGTGTCCCCTGTTGTGGGTGGGTCTGTATCTGCACTTTCCCTCTGTCCCATTGGTTGATGTGTCTGTtcctcttccactgcctccctggCTGGTTTCTGGGGCTTCCGGGCATGGCCCCCTGGGAGAGCCAGTCGTCCCTGCTTCTTTGCTTCCTGTTGCTCCCGCCTCTGCCTGGAGAGATGCCTTTGATGGGGTAACCTACAACCACATGCACAGTAGCTGCGTCACTGCTGGGGGCACTCACATCCCGTGGTGGAGGCCCTGGTCTAGAcccagctccttcacttctgGCACAGCCCCATACCACTGTGGGTCCCGAGTGTTGCAGATGGTAGTTCAAGGAGTGAGGCCTGTGGCCCCCACATGAGAAACACACAGGAAGCccccggctctggctgttgtggccatctgcggagtgaaccagtggatggaagatctctgtctctctctgccttccaatggaggagaggaaaagaagatACCATGTCTCATTGCAGTTACTAGGAAAGGTGACACCTGGCAGTGCCACTTCACCCGGGAGTCCCCCGAGAGAAGGCCCAGCCTCTctggctgctgccctgggcaGGAGATCTGGCTCAGCCAGGTCGTGTCCTGGGTCGGTGCTGATGTGTGCACACTAGCAGTGGGGAGCTGCTCTGCACCACCTCCAGGAAACTGACAGGAAGTGAACCCAGTGCTCACCTGTAGGAGCCAGACAGGACCAACCTCCAGTCGGAGATGATGAACTTCTCCTGGACTTGGCCGGCGAATTTCCTGCCTGATTTGGCACAGTACACCTCTCCCGTCACACTCCGGACAGACATGTTCTGCAGGAAGGGGGCACAGGCGTCGCTTATTGCAGTGTGGTTACAGGTGCGCACTGGGGGGTTCCCACCTCCAAGGTGGCGGCTTTGAGAGGTGAGGCTCGCGGGGGACGGTGAACAGCTCACAGCAGCACAGCCTTTGGGAGCAGGGTTAGTGTCCTACAAGAGACCCCCGAGAGCTCCCTGGATGAGGCTAGTGGAGACAGCTGTTTGAAGCAGAAGTGGCCCTGCCCCCAGGCAGCTTTGTCCTGCTAGGGCTCCTCCATCCCCAGACTGTGAGAAAGGAATCTCCATTGTCTTGAAGCCATGCCACCTATTCCATGGCTATTCCATGGCAGCAGCCCAGACAGGCCATAACAGTTGGCAAAAGGAAAATGCTGGAAGAATTTTTACTAAAGATGTAAACACAGGTGATTTCTTGTGTGGTGGGATTATGGGCCGTTTAAGCGTCTTCCTTGGCTGACTTTCCTAATTTTTCTTCATTATCCTGGTATTTGCTGGTggtaaaaaagagagaggagagagagagagagagagagagagagagagagagagagaagaggggagaaacTCAAAGAGGCAGGAAAGAGAACAAGGAGCTGACGCCCGTGAAGTTCCCAGCCAAAGCCCCCAGGGACGCCAAGGCCCAACTCTGTCTTATAAGTGGCCTCGGTGACAAGGTCCTGACCCTAAGCTGGCCAGAGAGATGGCCCAGCGTAACCAAAGGGGTGGTTTTGTGGAGGTCCAGCGGACTCTCCATTGTCCCAAGCCAGGGTGACTCCTCAGCTCATACCACAGCTACATGTGTCCCCTGTGCCctgccagcagcacctgctgccccagccctgaaGCTGAGGAAACCAGAGGGGAAGGTGGCAGTCTCCCAAGAGGAAAGGCACATCCCATTGTCCTGTGGTGCCCTTAAAGACAAGGCCTCTGGACTTATTGGCTGGCCTCATACCTGGGAGATGGGACCCAGCAAGGTCAAATCAGAGCAGAGAGGCAAAGGGCGTGAGGTGTCCGGAGGGCCCCTGAACACAGCTGCATGTAatggggagggcagggaagaggaggtggggatgggggctTCATCCTAGTCAAGAGGGGCTAGAGTGAGAGGGGAGTCAACCAAGGAAGCCTGTGGACCACCCTTGACCCTCTCATGGAAACTACAGTGGGGCGGTCACACTTGACCTTGCATGAGGTGCTCCTGAACTTGGGTGCCTATGTGCCCTGTCCTCTGGGGTTTCTTTTCTCCCTGCCCGGAAAGGGATGTGATGGGTGGGGATGTAGCTTCTCTTCAATGAGATGACCCACGTCCTGTTGGGGCCAAGAAGTTCTACCCTGTCTCCTGTGGGTTCCACGGGTTGCCCTGGCCCAGGAGGCTCTCCCATTGGGCTTCCCCAGCCGACAGGCGAAAGGGGCAGTGATGCTGCCTGCTGCCAGTTTTACAGGATCCTGCCTCTGTGTCGACGCCTTGGTGCAGCTcaagatggaagatggaggaGGTGAAGCAAGGGGACAAACACGGAGGCATCTACAATCACGCCTCCCCTCCCCGGCCTGACACGCAGCACCCTGGGGACTCTGCCTGGGGCCCTACCTTGAGGTGACCGTCAGAGATCTGGAGTTTGTCACACATTTCCTGGAACAGCGCCACACCTGCCTGGTCCAGGAGCACGCAGACGAACACCCTGCGCTTGTTGGCCGCCTCCAGGAGGTCACAGAAGATCTCCACGTCAGTGAACACGTCCATCAGGATGGCCAGGACCTGGCACGAAGGAGGGCAGGGTCACAGAGGAGCTGGG
Encoded here:
- the FAM83A gene encoding protein FAM83A, coding for MSRSRHMGKIRKRLEDVKSQWIRPGRADFSDNESARLATDALLDGGPEAYRRALNQEGEVDFLSSVEAQYIQAWAKEPHCASDAAAGAAEAGPKALDASSLQSGTYFPVASEGSEPALLHTWAAAEKPYLQEKSTATVYFQTDKHNNLRDLVRRCIARSSQVLAILMDVFTDVEIFCDLLEAANKRRVFVCVLLDQAGVALFQEMCDKLQISDGHLKNMSVRSVTGEVYCAKSGRKFAGQVQEKFIISDWRLVLSGSYSFTWLCGHVHRNILSKFTGQAVEPFDEEFRHLYASSKPVMGPKSPRLAALVQARVGASPPRGGLSSSSSSSASDCSASNAFSSPSTSSNPQNQSLSPGPCSPGAPQPAPPPRAQPYNSPWAALLCPRPPALYSNFNVYRPTRLQLEQLGLVPARGAHTWRPFLQATPYF